Proteins from a single region of Gossypium arboreum isolate Shixiya-1 chromosome 1, ASM2569848v2, whole genome shotgun sequence:
- the LOC108480160 gene encoding probable protein phosphatase 2C 4, giving the protein MGNGFGKLSVCFTGGGGYGGGEEARRRKEISMLLSDPLDEGLGHSFCYVRPDPTRLSSSKVHSEESTTTFRTISGASVSANTYTPLSTALVDPYVSYSNGCFDRAAAFESTTSFSSIPLQPIPKSLINSSGPMSGSLVSGSGPLERGFMSGPIERGFMSGPLDNVNNNYSRGLFSGPLEKGFSDQFQRSFSHGAFAFKPRSRKGSLIRILQRAISKTVSRGQNSIVAPIKGVVSIKEPEWIIGSEKNPIPHHNENLTVSSLNLSSEGSLDDEESMESQNLQWAQGKAGEDRVHVVVSEEHEWVFVGIYDGFNGPDAPDYLLSNLYSNVHKELKGLLWDDGFEQAPATSPEDEKQSNELESAKGCSYDACSRCLEQEDANFDSNSISKSKKGKNSKSKKYKGAAMNRWEENQRRWKCEWDRERLELDRKLKEQLSRNKSGGSRSMAINHGDVLKALSQALMKTEESYLDIADKMLMENPELALMGSCVLVMLMKGEDVYVMNVGDSRAVLAQKTEPDYWLGKARQDLERINEETLHDLEGFDGDRSNVIPDLTAFQLSVDHSTSIEEEVQRIIDEHPDDAYALMNDRVKGSLKVTRAFGAGFLKQPKWNDALLEMFRIDYKGTSPYITCVPSLHHHKLGPKDRFLILSSDGLYQYLTNEEAVFEVEHFITLQPEGDPAQHLVEEVLFRAAKKAGMDFHELLEIPQGDRRRYHDDVSIIVISLEGRIWRSCV; this is encoded by the exons ATGGGTAACGGTTTCGGCAAGTTAAGCGTGTGTTTCACCGGCGGCGGCGGATATGGCGGTGGGGAAGAAGCTCGACGTCGGAAGGAAATCTCCATGTTGCTATCGGATCCCCTCGACGAAGGCCTTGGCCACTCCTTTTGCTACGTCAGACCCGACCCAACCCGACTCTCTTCGTCCAAGGTCCATTCCGAGGAATCCACCACGACTTTCCGTACGATCTCCGGCGCCTCCGTCAGCGCCAACACGTACACGCCGCTCTCGACGGCGCTGGTGGACCCGTACGTCAGCTACAGCAACGGCTGCTTCGATAGGGCGGCGGCTTTCGAGAGCACCACATCGTTTTCCTCGATCCCGCTGCAGCCGATCCCTAAGAGCTTGATAAATTCTTCCGGTCCCATGTCCGGTAGCCTAGTTTCAGGTTCGGGTCCCTTGGAAAGAGGGTTTATGTCGGGTCCGATCGAGAGAGGGTTCATGTCGGGTCCCCTCGATAATGTTAATAACAATTACAGTCGTGGGTTATTTTCGGGTCCACTCGAAAAAGGCTTCTCCGATCAGTTTCAAAGAAGCTTTTCCCATGGCGCTTTTGCTTTTAAACCCAGATCGAGAAAAGGGTCTTTAATTCGGATCCTCCAAAGAGCAATCTCGAAAACCGTTTCTCGCGGCCAAAACTCTATCGTTGCTCCGATTAAAGGTGTCGTTTCAATTAAAGAACCCGAATGGATAATCGGGTCCGAAAAGAACCCGATTCCCCATCACAACGAGAATTTAACCGTCAGCAGCTTGAATCTGAGCAGCGAAGGTAGCTTAGACGACGAGGAGTCAATGGAAAGTCAAAATCTTCAATGGGCACAGGGGAAAGCCGGCGAAGATCGGGTACATGTCGTTGTTTCGGAGGAACATGAGTGGGTTTTCGTTGGGATTTATGATGGATTCAACGGCCCTGATGCTCCTGATTATTTGTTATCAAATCTTTACTCCAATGTTCATAAAGAACTCAAGGGTTTATTGTGGGATGATGGATTCGAACAAGCCCCTGCAACTTCCCCTGAAGATGAAAAACAGAGCAATGAACTAGAATCAGCTAAGGGTTGTTCATATGATGCTTGTTCCCGATGTTTAGAGCAAGAAGATGCCAATTTTGATTCGAATTCAATCTCGAAATCAAAGAAAGGAAAGAACTCGAAGTCAAAAAAGTACAAAGGCGCAGCGATGAATAGGTGGGAAGAGAATCAAAGGAGGTGGAAGTGTGAATGGGACAGGGAAAGATTAGAACTTGATAGGAAGTTAAAGGAACAGCTTAGTCGAAACAAGTCGGGCGGATCAAGATCGATGGCGATAAACCACGGGGACGTATTGAAAGCTTTGTCTCAGGCTTTGATGAAAACAGAGGAGTCTTATTTGGATATAGCAGATAAGATGCTGATGGAGAACCCAGAGCTGGCTTTGATGGGGTCTTGTGTGCTTGTTATGTTGATGAAAGGTGAGGatgtttatgtgatgaatgttggGGATAGTAGGGCAGTTTTGGCTCAAAAAACTGAGCCTGATTATTGGTTAGGCAAAGCTAGACAAGATTTGGAGAGGATCAATGAAGAAACATTGCATGATCTTGAAGGTTTTGATGGTGATAGATCTAATGTAATCCCTGATTTAACTGCATTTCAGCTTAGTGTGGATCATAGCACCAGTATTGAAGAG GAAGTTCAAAGAATAATTGATGAACATCCGGACGATGCGTATGCATTGATGAACGACCGAGTTAAAGGTTCTTTGAAGGTCACTCGAGCTTTCGGGGCTGGTTTCCTCAAGCAG CCTAAATggaatgatgcattgctagagaTGTTTAGAATTGATTACAAAGGAACTTCTCCATATATCACTTGTGTTCCATCTCTCCACCACCACAAATTAGGTCCCAAAGACAGATTTTTGATACTTTCTTCTGACGGCCTCTATCAATACTTAACGAACGAGGAAGCCGTCTTCGAGGTCGAACATTTCATCACCCTGCAACCCGAAGGTGATCCCGCTCAGCATCTTGTTGAGGAAGTGCTGTTCCGTGCAGCCAAGAAAGCCG GTATGGACTTTCATGAGTTACTCGAAATACCACAAGGGGATCGACGGCGGTACCATGACGACGTTTCCATCATAGTTATTTCATTAGAAGGAAGAATATGGAGATCTTGTGTATAA